A DNA window from Treponema sp. J25 contains the following coding sequences:
- a CDS encoding carbohydrate ABC transporter permease — translation MKSGSIHHHASLHRQLLREKVAERILELVMVLVCFITLYPVWYTVVLSFNESADTMLGGIYWWPRKFTLESYKTVFLDKNIIKAFNVTIWRTLIGTITSVFFTSMVAYAFSKRYLVGQKFYMLLGTITMFFGGGLIPYFILLKSIGLYDTFWVYIIPGLFSFWNMLIFVSFFRELPAALEESARIDGANDFVIFLRIVLPVSMPVLATIALFNGVYNWNDYFMGVIFINNPDLQPIQTFLYRVVASATASRAVVAMPVGISAGQVNSQSVQMATMVVTTAPIIVIYPFLQKYFVKGIMIGSIKG, via the coding sequence GTGAAGTCTGGGTCTATACATCATCATGCTTCGTTACATAGACAGCTCTTACGAGAAAAGGTTGCCGAGCGGATTTTAGAACTCGTGATGGTTCTGGTCTGTTTCATCACCCTGTACCCCGTATGGTATACGGTAGTTCTGTCCTTTAACGAGTCCGCCGATACCATGCTGGGGGGAATTTACTGGTGGCCCCGAAAGTTTACTCTGGAAAGTTATAAAACTGTCTTCCTGGATAAGAACATTATTAAGGCCTTTAATGTGACGATCTGGCGAACCCTGATTGGTACGATTACGAGCGTTTTCTTTACCTCTATGGTGGCCTATGCCTTTTCCAAGCGGTACCTCGTAGGCCAGAAGTTCTATATGCTCCTCGGGACCATCACCATGTTCTTTGGGGGGGGCCTGATTCCCTACTTTATCTTGCTTAAAAGCATTGGTCTTTACGACACCTTTTGGGTCTACATTATTCCCGGTCTTTTTAGCTTCTGGAACATGCTCATCTTTGTGAGTTTTTTCCGGGAGTTGCCCGCGGCTCTGGAAGAATCGGCCCGGATCGATGGGGCTAACGATTTTGTTATCTTTTTACGTATCGTCCTTCCCGTTTCAATGCCGGTTCTTGCGACCATCGCCCTCTTTAATGGGGTCTATAACTGGAACGACTACTTTATGGGGGTGATCTTCATTAACAACCCCGATCTCCAGCCGATCCAGACCTTTTTGTATCGGGTTGTGGCAAGTGCCACCGCATCCCGGGCGGTGGTGGCCATGCCCGTGGGTATTTCGGCGGGGCAGGTAAACTCCCAATCGGTGCAAATGGCCACCATGGTGGTCACCACCGCTCCCATCATTGTGATTTACCCCTTTCTCCAAAAGTACTTTGTGAAGGGGATCATGATAGGTTCAATAAAGGGTTAG
- a CDS encoding ABC transporter permease subunit has protein sequence MKRTWWSKFKEQRYLQVMALLGVLWMLIFNYAPMYGILVAFKRNYRITESLFSWNFLQSPWASNYGFQHFINFIKDPEFLNILTNTLGISILKLLIGFPLPIIFALLLNELRSPRFKRWVQTISYLPHFLSWVVLGGILTTWLSNTGLVNQLLKLAGLTQEGITFLAEPQYFWWVVIISDIWKELGWSAIIYLAAIVGIDPELYEAATVDGASRLRQMFSITLPCIKGTITILFILAVGGLLNSNFDQILVLWNPLNAPRSNVIDIYVYHVAMRSMRYSYASAIGLFKSVVAFILLFIANKVTQKLNEVSLF, from the coding sequence ATGAAAAGAACTTGGTGGAGCAAATTTAAAGAACAACGGTATCTCCAGGTCATGGCCCTGCTGGGGGTTCTGTGGATGCTCATTTTTAACTATGCGCCCATGTATGGGATTTTAGTGGCCTTTAAACGGAATTACCGGATTACCGAATCCCTTTTCAGCTGGAATTTCTTGCAGAGCCCCTGGGCTTCGAATTATGGTTTCCAGCATTTTATCAATTTTATAAAGGATCCGGAATTTTTAAACATCCTTACCAACACGCTGGGGATTTCTATCCTTAAGTTGCTTATCGGGTTTCCCCTGCCTATCATTTTTGCCCTGTTGTTGAATGAACTCCGCAGTCCCCGGTTTAAACGGTGGGTGCAAACTATTTCATACCTGCCCCACTTTTTGTCCTGGGTGGTCCTTGGGGGAATCCTTACCACCTGGCTTTCCAACACGGGACTGGTGAATCAGCTTTTAAAATTAGCCGGCCTTACCCAGGAGGGTATAACGTTCCTTGCAGAACCTCAGTATTTCTGGTGGGTGGTGATTATCTCTGATATCTGGAAAGAGCTTGGCTGGTCCGCCATCATTTACCTGGCGGCGATTGTGGGGATTGACCCGGAGTTGTACGAGGCTGCCACGGTTGACGGTGCAAGCCGCCTTAGACAGATGTTTTCTATTACTTTGCCCTGTATCAAGGGAACCATAACGATCCTTTTCATCCTGGCCGTCGGGGGGCTACTGAATTCTAATTTTGATCAAATCCTGGTATTGTGGAACCCCCTGAATGCGCCCCGTTCTAATGTGATTGATATCTACGTGTACCATGTGGCCATGAGGAGTATGCGGTACTCCTATGCTTCTGCTATTGGGCTCTTTAAGTCGGTGGTAGCCTTCATTTTGCTCTTTATCGCCAATAAGGTAACCCAAAAATTGAATGAGGTTTCCCTGTTTTAG
- a CDS encoding glycoside hydrolase family 30 beta sandwich domain-containing protein, with protein sequence MEIISIIETAKGETPFQKWTGDALFQKIKTPTERPKSLVGLRIFPQSPQQVILGFGGALTESSAYVLSLLPQEKQEEVLFAYFDSSEHNYTFARTHLNSCDFSLGNWVCMGSPPPPGSDLSATLEGFTMERAKRYQIPLLKRAQQAHGTPLNLVLSPWSPPAWMKDNGDMNHGGKLKKEYYSLWARYIARYIKELNSEGILVWSLTIQNEPEASQVWDSCLWTAREEAEFAVHYLRPVLREEGLEHIKILIWDHNRDRLWDRVQESLSYPGAIEAIDGAAYHWYSGDQYETVQQVATAYPDKLLIFTEGCIEAGPHHGAWYSGERYGHNIINDLNHGCQAWIDWNILLDMQGGPNHAGNYCDAPILADPANGTIHYQSSYYYLGHFSRFISPGARLVPSRVLGDWFPPGIDGRLHNLVEACTVRNPDGTLVLVVMNRSEAPVWYQLQFEEQTCWYINLAPRSIQTVQMK encoded by the coding sequence ATGGAAATAATTTCGATTATTGAAACGGCCAAGGGGGAAACCCCTTTTCAGAAATGGACAGGGGATGCCCTTTTTCAAAAGATAAAAACTCCTACCGAAAGGCCAAAGAGTCTTGTAGGGCTCAGGATTTTTCCTCAATCCCCACAGCAGGTCATTTTGGGTTTTGGGGGTGCCCTGACAGAATCTTCCGCCTACGTACTGAGCCTGCTCCCCCAAGAAAAACAGGAAGAGGTTCTGTTCGCCTATTTTGATTCTTCTGAGCACAACTATACCTTTGCCCGAACCCATCTTAATAGCTGTGATTTTTCCCTTGGAAACTGGGTATGTATGGGAAGCCCACCGCCCCCTGGCAGCGATCTTTCCGCAACCTTAGAAGGTTTTACCATGGAACGGGCCAAGCGTTATCAGATTCCCCTGCTCAAAAGGGCCCAGCAAGCCCATGGGACTCCGCTGAATCTGGTGCTTAGCCCCTGGAGTCCCCCCGCATGGATGAAGGACAACGGGGATATGAACCACGGCGGTAAGCTGAAAAAGGAATACTATTCCCTCTGGGCTCGATACATCGCTCGCTATATTAAAGAATTAAATTCCGAAGGGATTTTGGTTTGGTCTCTTACGATACAGAACGAACCAGAGGCATCCCAGGTGTGGGATAGCTGTCTCTGGACCGCCAGGGAAGAAGCGGAGTTTGCGGTTCACTATTTGCGGCCGGTTCTCCGGGAAGAAGGACTAGAGCATATCAAGATTCTTATCTGGGATCATAATCGGGATCGTCTTTGGGACCGGGTACAGGAAAGCCTTTCCTACCCTGGTGCGATAGAGGCAATCGATGGAGCCGCCTATCACTGGTATTCCGGGGATCAGTATGAAACGGTGCAACAGGTAGCTACCGCCTACCCTGATAAACTCCTGATTTTTACAGAGGGATGTATTGAAGCGGGGCCCCATCATGGGGCATGGTACAGCGGTGAGCGGTATGGCCACAACATCATCAATGATTTAAACCATGGCTGCCAGGCATGGATCGATTGGAACATCCTTTTAGATATGCAGGGAGGGCCTAATCATGCGGGGAACTACTGCGATGCTCCAATTTTAGCAGACCCTGCAAACGGGACAATCCATTACCAGAGTTCTTACTACTATCTTGGACACTTTAGTCGTTTCATTAGTCCCGGGGCACGGTTAGTACCCAGCCGGGTGCTTGGAGACTGGTTCCCGCCGGGTATCGATGGGCGTTTGCATAACCTGGTAGAAGCCTGTACGGTCAGGAACCCCGACGGAACCCTGGTGCTGGTGGTCATGAACCGCTCAGAAGCCCCTGTGTGGTATCAGCTTCAGTTCGAAGAACAAACCTGCTGGTACATCAACCTTGCGCCCCGGAGTATTCAGACGGTACAGATGAAATAA
- a CDS encoding beta-1,3-glucanase family protein: MKKGLWWGIGVSLFLSACSMGMLDSGKVLEQNMTSRALTGTNGTLEITNMTGTAMTVTWKSGVQVSYARLYVSEGNGTGLVLAAKDMNYSNGVYSYTLSHPTFTSGAKIYLTVLKNQNGVETCIPQGILSQTTSWAQITYGDASLGPESSGSTGTGDLVEGAIYKITAACSGKALDVAEVSKNPGANIHQWEFVQGENQKWKLVSSGDGYWYIESVWSGLVLDGDGWGTADGTNVIQWTRGNNQANQKWKIEPNGDGTYRLTNLHANKVLDVSGASTANGANVQLWTWNASSAQRWTFTRLDSTSGTGGSSTTNLIPLQPNMEMTIQFVNNTRGTYSNDRIWICVIGRNQAQQFCYLKPDGTLVPITANQTSTDWSYRLSDITGFQVPQNMSSARLYISMDNWVVMRGIVDGAGNIGIVQPDLNNPADPNSTLIFDWIEFTVAPGAFWGNTTQVDQFGFPIVMEMFNDSGASYASFKKVGISKTREEIFSAFEQIPQAEFRSLVKRPYRIIAPCKGEFRVGRTYGTYMQSYVDEVWNYYKTNTLTFNHPLGTFNGRVLSDGRFEFTRISDGGKFYIARKPNNDEVFEGSGVLASGNTVELAIQAQICAAFNRHIVQDPANWANPSAYYQAGPANYYAKFWHDNSINPLAYGFCYDDVADQSSLIESHAPRGLVLTIGW, translated from the coding sequence ATGAAGAAAGGGCTATGGTGGGGAATCGGTGTTTCCCTGTTCTTATCAGCCTGCAGCATGGGTATGCTGGATTCCGGAAAGGTTCTGGAACAAAACATGACGTCCCGGGCACTTACGGGTACCAATGGCACCCTGGAAATCACCAACATGACCGGCACTGCCATGACCGTTACCTGGAAGTCCGGAGTCCAGGTAAGCTATGCTCGGCTTTATGTATCGGAGGGGAACGGCACAGGCCTCGTGCTTGCAGCAAAGGACATGAATTATTCCAACGGAGTGTATTCTTATACACTGAGCCATCCCACTTTTACTTCTGGAGCAAAAATATACCTTACGGTCCTTAAAAACCAGAACGGTGTAGAAACCTGTATTCCCCAGGGTATTCTGTCCCAGACCACAAGCTGGGCACAGATCACCTATGGAGATGCTTCTCTTGGCCCCGAGTCCAGCGGCTCCACAGGCACCGGTGATTTAGTAGAAGGCGCAATATACAAAATTACCGCCGCCTGTTCGGGCAAAGCACTTGATGTTGCGGAGGTATCCAAAAACCCTGGTGCTAACATTCATCAGTGGGAGTTTGTACAGGGCGAGAACCAAAAGTGGAAGCTCGTATCCAGTGGCGACGGGTACTGGTATATCGAATCGGTGTGGAGCGGCCTCGTTTTGGATGGGGATGGCTGGGGAACCGCCGATGGGACTAACGTTATCCAATGGACCCGAGGAAACAACCAGGCGAACCAGAAATGGAAGATTGAGCCCAACGGAGACGGCACCTACCGCCTGACTAACCTTCACGCCAACAAGGTCCTGGATGTATCCGGCGCTTCTACGGCAAACGGCGCGAATGTTCAACTCTGGACATGGAATGCTTCATCGGCCCAGCGGTGGACCTTTACCCGGCTGGATTCGACAAGCGGAACAGGCGGGTCCAGTACCACGAACTTGATTCCTCTCCAGCCAAACATGGAAATGACTATCCAGTTCGTCAATAATACCCGGGGAACCTATTCAAATGACCGCATCTGGATTTGCGTTATCGGCCGCAATCAGGCGCAGCAATTCTGCTATCTCAAGCCCGATGGGACCCTGGTTCCCATTACGGCGAATCAGACCAGTACTGACTGGTCTTACAGGCTCAGTGATATTACTGGATTCCAGGTTCCCCAGAACATGAGTTCCGCCCGGCTCTATATTTCCATGGATAATTGGGTTGTCATGCGGGGTATTGTGGATGGCGCGGGCAACATCGGCATTGTGCAACCGGACCTGAACAATCCGGCGGATCCAAACAGCACCCTTATTTTCGATTGGATTGAATTCACCGTTGCTCCGGGAGCTTTCTGGGGGAACACTACCCAGGTAGATCAGTTTGGGTTCCCCATTGTCATGGAAATGTTCAATGATTCTGGGGCCTCCTATGCATCATTCAAAAAAGTCGGCATCAGCAAAACCAGGGAAGAAATTTTCTCTGCCTTTGAGCAGATACCCCAGGCAGAATTCCGCTCCCTGGTTAAACGGCCCTACCGCATCATTGCCCCCTGCAAAGGCGAATTCCGCGTCGGCAGGACCTACGGCACCTATATGCAAAGCTATGTGGACGAGGTATGGAACTACTACAAAACCAATACGCTTACCTTTAACCATCCTCTGGGGACATTTAACGGCCGTGTTCTCTCAGACGGGCGCTTTGAATTTACCCGAATCAGCGACGGCGGAAAATTCTACATCGCAAGAAAGCCCAATAATGATGAGGTTTTCGAAGGATCCGGAGTTCTCGCCTCCGGCAATACGGTAGAATTGGCCATTCAGGCCCAAATCTGCGCAGCCTTTAACCGGCACATTGTGCAGGATCCCGCTAATTGGGCCAATCCCAGCGCATACTATCAGGCAGGACCGGCCAATTACTACGCTAAATTCTGGCATGACAACAGCATTAACCCCCTGGCGTATGGATTCTGCTATGACGACGTCGCAGATCAGAGTTCCCTTATCGAAAGCCATGCGCCCCGGGGACTCGTATTAACGATCGGATGGTAA
- a CDS encoding RICIN domain-containing protein — protein MNGKRYPLLFMAATLLGLLASCNLGTLESPALAGSPDLSRAITGPNGSIDVTGMTGTSMTVTYNAGSQISSAKLYVSEGNGTGLVLAAREMNYSGGVYSYTLSHPTFTAGAKIYLTVLKNVNGVETCVPQGTLANTLSWASITYGASSSDTSSGTPATLASGATYTLVAKCSGKALDVAEWSTTAGTIVHQWTLGNNQANQQWVITSTGDGYWYIKSVHSGYVLDVKDWSLEDGAQIVQWYWGNQANQKWKIELMEDGYYRLTNQHSGKVLDVSGASTQDGAKVQQWTNNDTSAQRWKITQVTGSSSGGGTVTPEIPGYRLVWADEFDGTALNGNNWVYDIGTGSGGWGNNEQQYYTNRSQNVSVSDGMLKITALRENYNGSAWTSARIKTQGKREFTYGRITARIKLPNGTALWPAFWMLGSNIPQVSWPACGEIDIMEHINSEATVHGTIHWDSNGHASWGQPTNNNYWNNFNVDVTQWHEYTIEWDSSSIKWYVDGKQFMEANIANGVNSTEEFHRPFFFIINLAVGGQWPGYPDGSTPSSASMYVDYVRVYQK, from the coding sequence ATGAACGGAAAACGTTATCCATTACTATTCATGGCTGCCACGCTGCTGGGACTCTTAGCATCATGCAACCTTGGCACTCTGGAATCCCCAGCCTTGGCCGGAAGTCCTGATTTAAGCCGCGCCATTACCGGACCGAATGGAAGCATCGATGTCACCGGTATGACCGGGACCAGCATGACCGTCACCTACAACGCGGGAAGTCAAATAAGCTCTGCAAAACTCTACGTTTCAGAAGGTAACGGTACTGGACTTGTTCTGGCCGCCCGGGAAATGAACTATTCTGGAGGTGTGTACAGTTACACCTTAAGCCACCCCACTTTCACAGCGGGGGCTAAAATTTACCTCACGGTTCTTAAAAATGTAAACGGTGTAGAAACCTGCGTTCCCCAGGGAACCCTGGCAAACACCCTAAGCTGGGCCAGTATTACCTATGGAGCCAGCAGTTCCGACACATCGAGTGGAACACCGGCCACTTTAGCATCCGGAGCAACCTATACGCTGGTCGCCAAATGTTCCGGCAAGGCCCTCGATGTAGCAGAATGGTCTACCACCGCAGGTACCATCGTCCATCAGTGGACCCTTGGAAACAATCAGGCAAACCAGCAATGGGTTATCACATCCACCGGCGATGGGTACTGGTACATCAAGTCTGTTCATTCCGGCTATGTATTGGATGTTAAAGACTGGTCACTTGAAGATGGAGCCCAGATTGTCCAATGGTACTGGGGAAACCAGGCAAACCAGAAATGGAAAATCGAGCTCATGGAAGACGGATATTACCGGTTAACTAACCAGCATTCCGGGAAAGTTCTGGATGTCTCGGGCGCTTCAACCCAGGATGGGGCAAAGGTACAACAATGGACCAATAACGACACGAGCGCCCAGCGATGGAAGATTACCCAGGTTACCGGATCTTCCTCAGGTGGCGGTACCGTGACCCCTGAAATACCGGGCTACCGCCTTGTATGGGCCGATGAGTTTGATGGTACAGCACTCAACGGAAACAACTGGGTTTATGATATTGGGACCGGCTCTGGAGGCTGGGGCAACAACGAGCAGCAGTACTACACAAATCGGAGCCAGAACGTCAGTGTTTCCGATGGGATGCTTAAGATTACGGCCCTCCGAGAAAACTACAATGGATCAGCCTGGACTTCCGCACGGATCAAAACCCAGGGGAAAAGAGAATTTACCTACGGGCGTATAACTGCACGGATTAAGCTTCCTAATGGGACGGCCCTCTGGCCTGCATTCTGGATGCTGGGAAGCAACATACCCCAAGTCAGCTGGCCCGCATGCGGCGAAATAGACATTATGGAACATATCAACTCAGAAGCCACGGTCCATGGCACTATACATTGGGACAGCAACGGTCATGCAAGCTGGGGCCAGCCTACCAACAACAATTACTGGAACAATTTCAATGTCGACGTCACCCAATGGCATGAATACACAATTGAATGGGACTCATCTTCGATAAAATGGTATGTGGACGGAAAACAGTTCATGGAAGCCAACATCGCCAACGGTGTTAATAGTACAGAAGAGTTCCACCGTCCCTTCTTTTTCATCATTAACCTTGCGGTGGGCGGACAGTGGCCCGGCTACCCAGACGGAAGTACCCCTTCTTCTGCATCCATGTACGTGGATTATGTAAGGGTCTACCAAAAATAA
- a CDS encoding glycosyl hydrolase family 18 protein, with the protein MKAKQNLIRWLTGMLCAVSLWSCANPFNLGQHVVKKEAAAARAATTGSSRRVVGYFVEWGIYGAHDNYYVTSIPFNKITHINYAFVGINPTTFAVEVYDPWASLEIVYPGESWDTPYKGNLGMLRKMKLQYPHVKVLISVGGWTKSHGFHAAAMTESSRRTTAKNLVAFMKQHGLDGIDIDWEYPGINRPADPNDQYDKGAPGGPEDMVNFPLFLKAIREELDAQGAIDGRYYELTAAIGVGYDKIAVTDPAEYSKYLDALNLMTYDMHGGFETTIGHQAPLYPNPNDTHEPLVNERYNIDWAVKKFLSLGVPASKLVLGIPFYSRGWNNVSGGWDVNGDGKSDGMFGTGGGTLPGKWGIGGQSPYFAIKQLEQQAGWEKFRDPYSKVPWLFNRNTRELYTYDDATSVSVKMDYILQNNLGGAMYWEFDGDDWKNGYDLVNIIADKMLSGGTVSQDQTPPTIPANLRVTAKTASSVSLAWDASTDANGIAGYEVLIAGSVKATTTTTSATISGLAAATSYGFQVRAFDPSGNRSTASPTLTVTTEADSTGTPDNPPAENGPATGVPGTPFLEQTKWNGEATFSLRMNMWWGNNGTKLEILENGVVVVTKTLVDNSPNPQSAIIEFTNKPNGTYRYKARLSNRFGASESSEITYTVTQGTGGSTGGSTGSGDSGSTGGTTGGSTGGSTGSGDSGSTGGTTGGSTGGTTPAWTPGTYYAVGAVVSWNNYLWTCRQAHTALVGWEPGNVPALWLQGESAGGSGGDTGTPAIPGIPGGLSATALGTTSILVRWDSVSGATGYDIEADGTVISSVSSPWTHSGLAAGSSHRYRVRAKNSAGTSAWSSEIQAATTSSSGNTSGTLPKRIMSGYWHTWTGGPGFIKLRDVNPSWDVINIAFAEPVSPGSGDGQMKFVISGLTADYTINDFKNDIKLLQGRGKKVVLSIGGYEGYFSLNSASAVSTFVNAISGFITEYGFDGIDIDLEQTSVALLSGADPDFRNPQSPKVVNMISAIRQICDRFGPNFILSWAPETFYLQMGHQFYAGLNAYVDNRSGCYIPMIHALRDKTTYVQAQLYNSGSIMGNDDRPYSMGTVDGIVAMCEMLITGFTVNGNANYFFPGLRPDQIVIGVPASSSAAGSGQISNANLQQAFSILESRYPGIRGIMAWSINWDNYQNNNSFVVSNRNYLNTLP; encoded by the coding sequence ATGAAGGCCAAACAGAACCTGATTCGGTGGCTTACGGGTATGCTGTGTGCCGTAAGTCTATGGTCATGCGCGAACCCTTTTAACTTAGGGCAGCATGTCGTGAAAAAAGAAGCAGCCGCAGCCAGAGCTGCAACTACAGGGTCGAGCCGCCGGGTCGTCGGCTATTTTGTTGAATGGGGTATTTACGGAGCCCATGACAATTATTATGTGACATCGATACCCTTCAACAAAATTACCCATATTAACTATGCCTTTGTGGGTATTAATCCAACGACCTTTGCAGTAGAAGTCTATGATCCCTGGGCATCCTTAGAAATAGTCTATCCCGGTGAAAGCTGGGATACTCCCTACAAGGGTAATCTGGGGATGCTTAGAAAGATGAAACTCCAGTATCCTCACGTAAAGGTTTTAATCTCCGTTGGCGGCTGGACCAAGTCCCATGGATTCCATGCGGCAGCCATGACCGAATCGAGCAGACGGACCACCGCCAAGAATCTGGTGGCCTTCATGAAACAGCATGGACTCGATGGTATCGATATAGACTGGGAATACCCCGGAATTAATCGGCCCGCTGATCCCAATGATCAATACGATAAGGGAGCCCCCGGCGGCCCCGAAGATATGGTCAATTTTCCGCTTTTCCTAAAGGCAATTCGGGAAGAACTCGACGCCCAGGGGGCTATCGATGGACGGTATTATGAGCTTACGGCAGCTATCGGTGTTGGCTACGACAAGATTGCAGTCACCGATCCAGCGGAATACAGCAAATATCTTGATGCACTTAACCTGATGACCTACGACATGCACGGCGGGTTCGAAACAACAATAGGGCATCAAGCCCCTCTCTACCCCAATCCCAACGACACCCATGAGCCCTTGGTGAACGAACGGTATAACATCGATTGGGCGGTAAAAAAGTTTTTAAGCCTCGGGGTGCCTGCATCCAAACTTGTATTGGGCATCCCCTTCTACAGCCGGGGCTGGAACAATGTTTCAGGGGGCTGGGATGTAAACGGCGACGGCAAAAGCGACGGAATGTTTGGAACCGGAGGGGGAACCCTGCCGGGCAAATGGGGTATCGGAGGCCAGAGCCCCTATTTCGCTATAAAACAGCTTGAACAGCAGGCGGGCTGGGAAAAATTCAGAGACCCCTACAGCAAGGTCCCCTGGCTTTTCAACAGAAACACCAGGGAACTGTATACCTATGATGATGCAACATCGGTTTCGGTTAAGATGGACTACATCCTTCAGAACAACCTTGGCGGCGCCATGTATTGGGAATTTGACGGCGACGACTGGAAAAATGGCTACGATCTAGTAAACATTATAGCGGACAAAATGCTTTCCGGAGGAACCGTTTCCCAGGACCAGACACCGCCTACCATACCGGCAAACCTTAGAGTTACCGCAAAAACCGCCTCATCCGTAAGTCTTGCCTGGGACGCAAGCACCGACGCGAACGGCATTGCAGGCTATGAGGTATTGATAGCCGGCTCGGTCAAAGCCACAACCACTACCACTTCGGCGACCATAAGCGGCCTGGCCGCAGCCACTTCCTACGGCTTTCAGGTCCGCGCCTTTGATCCATCAGGGAACAGGAGTACCGCAAGCCCGACCCTTACCGTAACGACCGAGGCAGACAGTACCGGAACTCCGGATAATCCTCCTGCCGAAAACGGACCAGCTACGGGTGTACCTGGGACACCCTTCCTGGAACAGACAAAATGGAACGGCGAGGCAACCTTCAGTCTACGGATGAACATGTGGTGGGGAAACAATGGGACCAAGCTGGAAATTTTGGAAAATGGCGTAGTAGTGGTAACAAAAACCTTGGTTGATAATTCCCCCAATCCTCAAAGTGCAATAATAGAATTTACAAACAAACCCAATGGGACCTACCGTTACAAGGCACGGCTCAGCAACCGGTTTGGCGCAAGCGAATCTTCTGAAATCACTTATACCGTAACCCAGGGAACAGGTGGATCTACCGGAGGCAGTACCGGCAGCGGAGACAGCGGCAGTACGGGGGGAACCACAGGAGGCTCAACGGGCGGTAGTACTGGCAGCGGGGACAGCGGCAGCACAGGGGGAACTACAGGAGGCTCAACGGGCGGGACCACCCCGGCCTGGACACCAGGAACCTATTATGCGGTAGGAGCTGTTGTTTCTTGGAATAACTATCTTTGGACATGCCGTCAGGCCCATACGGCCCTGGTAGGCTGGGAACCGGGGAATGTGCCCGCCCTTTGGCTTCAGGGTGAGAGCGCCGGAGGGAGTGGAGGAGATACGGGCACACCGGCCATACCAGGTATTCCTGGTGGGTTGAGCGCGACAGCCCTGGGAACGACGAGCATTCTCGTCCGCTGGGATAGTGTATCCGGTGCGACAGGATACGATATTGAAGCCGATGGAACCGTTATTTCATCGGTCAGTTCGCCCTGGACGCACAGCGGACTTGCCGCCGGCAGTTCCCACAGATACCGGGTAAGAGCAAAAAACAGTGCGGGCACTTCCGCATGGTCATCAGAAATACAGGCTGCAACCACCAGTAGTTCCGGAAACACAAGCGGCACACTCCCAAAGCGGATCATGAGCGGCTATTGGCATACCTGGACTGGCGGCCCTGGCTTTATCAAACTGCGGGACGTTAATCCATCCTGGGATGTTATCAACATAGCCTTTGCCGAACCAGTCAGTCCCGGGAGTGGAGACGGCCAGATGAAATTTGTTATCTCTGGACTCACCGCGGACTACACCATCAACGACTTTAAGAACGATATCAAACTGCTCCAGGGCAGGGGTAAAAAAGTGGTCCTATCCATCGGTGGCTATGAAGGTTATTTCTCTCTGAACAGCGCCTCCGCTGTTTCTACCTTTGTTAATGCTATATCTGGTTTTATTACTGAATACGGCTTCGATGGTATCGATATTGATCTTGAACAAACGTCAGTAGCCCTGCTCAGCGGGGCAGATCCGGATTTCCGCAATCCCCAGTCTCCCAAAGTGGTTAACATGATCAGCGCTATCCGCCAAATTTGTGATCGGTTTGGCCCTAACTTTATACTTTCCTGGGCACCGGAAACCTTCTATCTCCAGATGGGACACCAGTTCTACGCAGGACTTAACGCCTATGTGGATAACCGCTCCGGATGTTATATTCCCATGATTCATGCCCTCCGGGACAAAACTACCTATGTGCAGGCCCAGCTCTATAATTCCGGCTCCATCATGGGCAACGACGATAGGCCCTACAGCATGGGGACTGTGGATGGCATAGTCGCCATGTGCGAAATGCTGATCACAGGCTTTACCGTTAATGGGAACGCAAACTACTTCTTCCCCGGTCTGAGGCCTGACCAGATCGTCATCGGCGTACCCGCTTCTTCCTCTGCTGCCGGCTCTGGCCAGATATCAAACGCAAATTTACAGCAGGCATTTTCTATTTTGGAGAGTCGGTATCCCGGTATCCGCGGCATCATGGCCTGGTCCATCAACTGGGACAACTACCAGAACAACAACAGTTTTGTAGTTTCGAATAGGAATTATTTAAATACTTTACCTTGA